Proteins encoded in a region of the Homo sapiens chromosome 15 genomic scaffold, GRCh38.p14 alternate locus group ALT_REF_LOCI_2 HSCHR15_4_CTG8 genome:
- the LOC101060588 gene encoding uncharacterized protein LOC101060588, with protein MRERPSGSAECQRGRTGPKAGWQLLPTARSPAQHPPESTSVLLNWVIRALGPLVPPTEGGLWSDQVSWPLWEDVKTPEPGEPGSPLPASPHPPLQPPAFPDPPIHSPDPAVSSAHSFPAPRLAWSCVLHSPLSLPLSKLPPLYLTHSPLRHQSTQAQVPAPHLYSQTWEGDDMKTQTPLSRRSGVCRGADRRLWKLQGLPAGGRM; from the exons ATGAGGGAGAGGCCCTCAGGGTCAGCCGAATGCCAGAGAGGCAGGACAGGCCCAAAG GCAGGGTGGCAGCTGCTCCCTACGGCCAGGAGTCCAGCCCAGCACCCACCTGAGTCCACCTCAGTCCTGCTCAACTGGGTCATCCGTGCTCTGGGCCCTCTGGTCCCACCCACAGAGGGAGGGCTTTGGAGCGACCAGGTGAGCTGGCCATTGTGGGAGGATGTAAAAACTCCTGAGCCTGGCGAGCCAGGCAGCCCCTTGCCAGCATCCCCACACCCACCTCTCCAGCCCCCCGCATTCCCTGATCCTCCCATCCACTCCCCTGACCCAGCAGTTTCCTCTGCTCACTCTTTTCCTGCTCCCAGGCTCGCCTGGTCATGTGTCCTTCACTCTCCTCTGAGTCTCCCTCTTTCCAAGCTGCCTCCACTCTACTTGACACACTCTCCCTTAAGACACCAGAGTACACAAGCGCAAGTCCCTGCACCTCACCTTTACTCCCAGACATGGGAGGGAGATGACATGAAGACCCAAACGCCACTTAGCAGGAGATCTGGGGTATGCAGAGGGGCAGATCGGAGGCTGTGGAAGCTCCAGGGGCTCCCTGCAGGAGGCCGCATGTAA